From a single Pelodiscus sinensis isolate JC-2024 chromosome 4, ASM4963464v1, whole genome shotgun sequence genomic region:
- the KREMEN2 gene encoding kremen protein 2, whose amino-acid sequence MFWIRGFLLLTLHGAAGLRGDEPSECFTVNGADYRGAQNHTSPNGGGQPCLYWNQTQKHAYNTAKYPNGEWGLGSHNACRNPDGDVQPWCYVLETEEGIYWKYCDIPTCHMPGYVGCFLDSGNPPTLSGSSGTSPKLTVQDCIRYCRKRGYKFAGVEAGCACFCGSEGDLRWAQPVGAVECDQVCFGKASELCGGDGRIGVYDVSVGACQGNFSAPSGVIYSPDFPDDYGPDSNCSWVLRPPGSSAIELRFQIFEIRDPNDQLELWDGHSRRLLEQFDGHHRPGPALLLPTDTLLLSFRSDQLLSAQGFAVAYRGVKDPVLETSEGDSQTLPSALMHPTSTDQFNASWTHSTEDLTIGAGGWIMYTASGAFLLMLLIFSYHLRKRTCLFVQKKSGGLPGSFSTLGPRCRCQCLTGEAWAVAYRHTDVLICTGHNSRHPPPLPGSDDEAASDCTCLCHSLENLTPTSQSSLKSLLSTS is encoded by the exons agccctcCGAGTGCTTCACAGTGAATGGTGCCGATTACCGGGGGGCCCAGAACCACACTTCCCCCAATGgtgggggccagccctgcctctacTGGAACCAGACCCAGAAGCACGCCTACAACACGGCCAAGTACCCCAACGGGGAGTGGGGCCTGGGCAGCCACAACGCCTGCCGCAACCCGGACGGGGACGTGCAGCCCTGGTGTTACGTCCTGGAGACGGAAGAGGGGATCTACTGGAAGTACTGCGACATCCCCACCTGTCACA tgcCTGGCTACGTCGGCTGCTTCTTAGACTCAGGAAACCCCCCGACTCTGAGCGGCAGCAGCGGGACCTCCCCCAAGCTGACCGTCCAAGACTGCATCCGCTACTGCCGGAAGAGAGGCTACAAG TTCGCTGGCGTGGAGGCCGGGTGCGCCTGCTTCTGCGGCAGTGAGGGGGACCTGCGGTGGGCCCAGCCCGTGGGGGCTGTGGAGTGTGACCAGGTCTGCTTCGGCAAAGCCAGCGAGCTGTGCGGGGGGGATGGCCGCATCGGGGTCTATGAcg TCTctgtgggggcctgccaggggaaCTTCAGTGCCCCCTCAGGGGTCATCTACTCCCCAGACTTCCCAGACGACTATGGCCCCGACAGCAATTGTTCCTGGGTCCTGCGCCCCCCGGGCTCCAGCGCAATAGAGCTCCGCTTCCAGATCTTCGAGATCCGGGACCCCAATGATCAGCTGGAGCTGTGGGATGGGCACAGCCGCCGTCTCCTGGAGCAGTTTGACGGGCATCaccgccccggccctgccctcctcctccccactgacACCCTCCTCCTCAGCTTTCGCTCcgaccagctcctgtctgcccagggcttcGCAGTGGCCTACCGGG GGGTGAAGGACCCCGTGTTAGAGACCTCGGAGGGTGATTCCCAGACGTTGCCCAGTGCCCTGATGCATCCAACCTCCACAGACCAGTTCAACGCCAGCTGGACCCACAGCACGGAAGATCTAACCATCGGGGCCGGAG GCTGGATTATGTACACAGCTTCAGGGGCTTTTCTCCTCATGCTCCTCATCTTCTCATACCACCTGCGGAAAAG gacctgcctttttgtgcagaAGAAAAGTGGGGGACTGCCCGGTTCCTTCTCCACCCTGGGACCCCGATGCCGATGCCAGTGCCTGACGGGGGAGGCCTGGGCCGTGGCCTATCGGCACACGGACGTGCTGATCTGCACTGGCCACAACTCCCGGCACCCCCCACCGCTCCCTGGCTCCGACGACGAGGCTGCTTCCGACTGCACCTGCCTGTGCCACAGCTTGGAGAACCTGACTCCAACCAGCCAGTCCTCCCTCAAGTCGCTCCTGTCCACCAgctga